GGTCAAGCGCATGGCTGACATCTTCCGCGGCCGCATCATCGACGTTACGCGCAAGACGTACACCATCGAGATGACCGGCACCAGCGACAAGCTGGACGCCTTCATCGAAGCATTGAGTAACAACCGCATCCAGGAAGTGGTGCGGTCCGGTTCCATGGGTATTGCACGCGGGGACGTCGTGCTCAAAGTCTGAGCACGGGTCCGGCGGACAATCGCCACGGGTTGTTTCTGTATTTCGTTATTCGAGATCCATTGGGGTAAACAATGAATATCTTTTACGACAAAGACGCCGACCTTTCGATCATCCAGAACAAGAAGGTCACCATCATCGGTTACGGTTCGCAGGGCCACGCCCACGCCAACAACCTGAAGGATTCGGGGGTCGAAGTGACCGTCGGTCTGCGTCCCGGTTCCGCTTCCGCCGCCAAGGCCGAAAACGCCGGCCTCAGCGTCAAGCCGATCGCCGAGGCGGTGCAGGGCGCCGACGTGATCATGATTCTCGCGCCCGACGAGCATCAGGCCCATCTGTATCGCACCGAGATCGAACCGAACATCAAGCAGGGTGCGGCTCTGGCCTTCGCGCACGGTTTCAACATCCATTTCGAGCAGATCGTGCCGCGCGCGGACCTGGACGTGATCATGATCGCGCCCAAGGGCCCCGGCCATCTGGTGCGTTCGACCTACACCCAGGGCGGCGGCGTGCCGTCGCTGATCGCCGTGTATCAGGACGCCTCCGGGCAGGCGCGCGACCTGGCGTTGTCCTATGCCTCCGCCAACGGCGGCGGCCGCGCCGGCATTATCGAGACCACCTTCCGTGAAGAGACCGAGACCGACTTGTTCGGCGAGCAGGCCGTGCTCTGCGGCGGTGCCACCGCGCTGGTGCAGGCCGGTTTCGAGACCCTGGTCGAAGCGGGTTACGCGCCCGAGATGGCCTATTTCGAGTGCCTGCACGAGCTCAAGCTCATCGTCGATCTGATGTATGAAGGCGGCATCGCCAATATGCGCTATTCCATCTCCAACACGGCCGAGTACGGCGATTTCACCCGCGGCCCGCGCGTGATCACCGAACAGACCAAGGCCGAGATGGCGCGCATCCTGAAGGAAATCCAGGGCGGTGAATTCGCGCGCGAATTCATTCTCGAAAACCAGGCCGGTGCGGCCAAGCTCAAGGCCATGCGCCGTCTGGGCCGCGAGCATCAGATCGAGCAGGTGGGTGAACGCCTGCGCGACATGATGCCCTGGATCAAGGCCAACAAGATCGTCGACAAGACCAAGAACTGATCCTGCCCTTGTCCTGCCGGTATCGGGGATCACAGCCCTCGATACCGGCGGCGATCACCGTTTGACGCAAATGCCCGGCTTTAAGCCGGGCATTTGCGTTTCCGGGCCCCGTTTCTTCCCGGTGAATTTCGTATCGCCGTTCACCGGCGAAATCGGCACGTTCATCAGTATTCGATTAAATTATTAAACACTGTTTGGCACCCTGTAGGCGCGGGGAGGCACTTGTTCTGTATCCCGCTTTTATTCGTACAGCTATGGGGATGACGATCAATGTATCTATTCAATTTATTCATAAAAAAGCGTGTCTTATTGGTGCTGGGGCTGCTGGTATGGTCTGCCGCCGCCGAGGCCGGTTCCCATCCATATGCGCGTGCCCTGGTGGACATCGACGACCTGTGCGTCGTCACCAGTCAGATGGAGCGTGACTATGCGATCGAAGGCATGGGCGTTTCCCAAAAGGCCTCTGCCGACAGGCTGGCCCGTTCCGAAAAACTCTTCAAAAAGGAGTTTTCGGACGTGGAAAAGGCCAAGTTGTCGCCGGCGCTTCATCAGGAGGTCATCGGACTTCAGCAAAACTGGAATCCGATCCTGGCGATCCTGAAGGCAGCGCCGCAGAAAAATCAGATGACGAACCTGGATGCGGAAGTCCGGACGTTCGCAAGCCATTGCGAAAAGGTGGCGCAGGATATCCAGGCCAGGTCCGATGTGTCCGGTAGTGAGGATGCCCTGCTGCTCAGCAGGTACGACGTGGACACCCAGCGCCTGGCGGCGATTTACATGATGAAGGCATGGGGCGTTGCGGATGCGAACTACAGCAGCGAAGCAAAGGCGCTGCTGACGAAATCATCCGGGGTGATTTCCAAATTGCGTTCGTCCAGCCAATTGAGTTCGACGTCCAAACAGCGTCTGCAGCACATTCAGACGCAGTTCAAGCTTTTCGAGTTCATGGCGGTACGCGACACCAAACGTTTCGTGCCGGCGCTGATGAATAAAAAGGCGGACACCATCGTAAAAGAGGTCAATGCAGTCCTCGATAAAGAACTTGCGGTCCTGGGTATCGCCGGGCAAATGGGATTTCATGAGGTGAAGCCATGCTGAACAAAATAACCGGATTCAATAAATTCCTGCTGACCTTTGCATTGGCGTTTGTCGCCAACAACGCGCATGCGGCATCGGTATCCGATGATGTGCTGGCCATGGCCGGCGAACAACGTGAACTGACGCAGCAGACGGCCAAGGACTATATGTACATCGGCCAGCATATTTTCGAAGCGCGAGCCCGCAAGTCGCTCGAAACCCGCCTGGCGCGGATGGAGCACAACCAGGCTGTCTTGCGACAGGCCATCAAGGATAACGATAGCCGCGATCTGCTCGACTACGCCGATATACAGTTCAAGGAGTACAAGGCTTCGCTGGAAACGCCGTATGGTGCGGAAAGCGCTTCTCTGGTGATGGACAACAGCGACGTGCTGCTTGAGATTTATGATGAGGTCCTCAAGAAGATGATGGCGAACGACCATTCCCATTTTCTCCAGTTGTACGGTATGGCCAACTCGCAATCGGTGCGTATTGCCCGTATTGGTAAGTTTTATCTTGCCCAAAAGGATGGAATTACCGATTACAACTCAAAGAAGCAGATCCAGAGTGAGATAGTCGCGTTCGAAAAGACCAAGGCCCTGCTGGAGCAGGAAAAGGCCAATCCGGGCACCGTTGCCGATGGCCTTAATGAGGTAAATCATCTGTGGCGCCTTGTTCGCGGTTTCTTCCTGGATGTGAACAAGGAGGACCTGCCCATCGTCGTCGATACATCGACCAACTCCCTGCAGGAGTCGATGGACAAGATTGCCAAGCACTATCTCAAGGCACAAAGGAGTTAATCGAGGCACGGTCTTTTCAGGTCGGTCGGCAACACATATGCTTTAACGCATTGTTGATTGCCCGAGTCAGTCATTGATGCTGCCGATTGCTCCTGAAGGACGTTTGCTGCTACTGACGGCGGCGGCATTGGCCGCCGTCGTTCATTATTTTTTCGGTGCGGCGGTTGCCGCCCCGTTCTGGGGGCTGACGGTTTTGGTGCTGATCATGTTCAGGATCGTACCGCGGCACGTACAGGCCTCGCCGCTGGGAATCGTCAGTCCCGTTGACGGCCATGTCACTGCCGTACATCGCCAGACCGATCCCTTCCTGAAGCGCGACAGCCTGGTGATCGAGCTCGAACAGCGCTTGCTGGGTGAATTCAATATTCAT
The sequence above is drawn from the Gammaproteobacteria bacterium genome and encodes:
- the ilvC gene encoding ketol-acid reductoisomerase, translating into MNIFYDKDADLSIIQNKKVTIIGYGSQGHAHANNLKDSGVEVTVGLRPGSASAAKAENAGLSVKPIAEAVQGADVIMILAPDEHQAHLYRTEIEPNIKQGAALAFAHGFNIHFEQIVPRADLDVIMIAPKGPGHLVRSTYTQGGGVPSLIAVYQDASGQARDLALSYASANGGGRAGIIETTFREETETDLFGEQAVLCGGATALVQAGFETLVEAGYAPEMAYFECLHELKLIVDLMYEGGIANMRYSISNTAEYGDFTRGPRVITEQTKAEMARILKEIQGGEFAREFILENQAGAAKLKAMRRLGREHQIEQVGERLRDMMPWIKANKIVDKTKN